In Blastopirellula sp. J2-11, a single genomic region encodes these proteins:
- a CDS encoding exo-alpha-sialidase — protein sequence MNSRVFLPFWAQCGLTATAIFLLGFAVPAGTQTLAAQEMTRTDIFTAGEGGYELYRIPGIVVSRSGAILAYCEARKSESGDWGQIDIVMRRSVDQAKTWSPPQKIVDVTGQLAVNPAAKSQNLDQLDENTVHNPVAIVDQQTGAIHFLYCIEYMRCFYMRSDDDGVTWTKPIDITATFDQFRPDYNWQVLAVGPAHGIQLEQGPYSGRLVVPVWLSLGTGGYGHRPSVTATIYSDDHGKTWKCGEIAVPHTPQFLNPNETAIVELSGGKVMLNVRSESKRHRRLSTVSANGATDWSSPQFDEALLEPICMAGLLRVRDANAGKSNLIVFSNPHNLSRRDGKELPGTLRDRLNLAIKLSEDDGQTWIAHRTLEPGFSGYSDLAQLTSGELLCIYEQGSTNNDNLFRPTHLTVAKLDLDWVRGADSSEAVETKNETSAQRPLRILPLGDSITRGSYLTGYSAGPFLETPIGLPSWDGGGYRKPLQDLLRAAHVPFDFVGPLNYGAFGSAGKVAAGFDPDHCGAAGFSNQRLLHGGDVPTPLDVLHEQGVEKLSIPGVAEVLDHYRPDVILLMSGANGLNADARDQLIETIVRRSDAHLFVATTPPQRAPRAGWEQVEKYNASLPATVQRWQDEGKHVTLVPMQKALGSNDLLADGVHPNRAGQVKIGETWFRALLQAGMLTPH from the coding sequence ATGAACAGTCGAGTCTTTCTACCGTTTTGGGCGCAATGTGGTCTCACGGCGACAGCGATATTTCTGCTGGGATTCGCAGTCCCCGCAGGTACGCAGACGCTTGCCGCACAGGAGATGACGCGTACCGATATCTTCACGGCCGGCGAAGGAGGATACGAGCTTTATCGAATCCCGGGGATCGTCGTCTCGCGCAGCGGCGCCATCTTGGCCTATTGCGAAGCCCGCAAAAGTGAGTCAGGGGACTGGGGACAAATTGACATCGTTATGCGAAGAAGCGTCGATCAAGCTAAGACGTGGTCGCCGCCTCAAAAAATTGTGGATGTAACCGGTCAACTGGCCGTGAATCCGGCGGCAAAATCGCAAAACCTGGATCAGCTCGACGAGAATACCGTCCATAACCCGGTTGCTATCGTCGATCAACAGACCGGCGCGATTCACTTTCTTTACTGCATTGAATACATGCGTTGCTTCTATATGCGCAGCGATGATGACGGCGTTACCTGGACGAAGCCGATCGACATCACAGCAACGTTTGACCAATTTCGTCCAGACTACAACTGGCAAGTCCTCGCCGTCGGTCCAGCGCATGGAATTCAGCTGGAGCAAGGCCCCTATTCGGGTCGCCTGGTCGTTCCGGTTTGGCTTTCGCTGGGAACCGGCGGCTATGGTCATCGCCCTTCCGTGACCGCGACGATATACAGCGACGATCATGGTAAGACGTGGAAATGCGGTGAAATCGCGGTTCCTCACACGCCGCAGTTCCTCAATCCGAATGAAACGGCGATCGTCGAATTGTCTGGCGGCAAAGTGATGTTGAACGTTCGTAGTGAATCAAAGCGGCATCGTCGTCTCTCAACGGTCAGCGCCAACGGCGCCACCGACTGGTCGTCGCCGCAATTCGACGAGGCGTTGCTCGAACCGATCTGCATGGCGGGGCTACTGCGCGTTCGAGACGCCAATGCAGGCAAATCGAATCTGATCGTCTTTTCCAATCCGCACAATCTATCGCGACGCGATGGGAAAGAACTGCCGGGGACACTGCGCGATCGTCTGAATCTGGCGATCAAATTAAGCGAAGATGACGGCCAGACCTGGATCGCTCATCGAACGCTAGAGCCGGGGTTCAGCGGCTACAGCGACCTGGCGCAGCTCACCAGCGGAGAACTGCTTTGCATCTACGAGCAAGGCAGCACCAACAATGACAACCTATTTCGACCGACACATTTGACCGTCGCCAAACTGGATCTGGACTGGGTGCGCGGTGCGGACTCGAGCGAAGCGGTCGAAACGAAGAACGAGACATCGGCGCAACGTCCGCTCCGGATTCTTCCCTTGGGAGACAGCATCACTCGCGGTTCTTACTTGACAGGCTATTCCGCCGGTCCGTTTCTGGAAACGCCGATTGGCTTGCCCAGTTGGGATGGAGGAGGCTATCGCAAACCGCTGCAAGATCTCCTGCGAGCGGCGCACGTTCCCTTCGACTTCGTCGGACCGTTGAACTACGGCGCGTTCGGCTCGGCAGGAAAGGTCGCCGCTGGCTTTGATCCCGATCATTGCGGCGCGGCGGGCTTCTCGAACCAACGTCTGCTTCACGGTGGAGACGTGCCGACGCCGCTGGACGTCCTGCATGAACAGGGAGTTGAAAAGCTCTCGATTCCCGGCGTCGCCGAGGTCCTGGATCACTACCGGCCAGACGTAATCTTGTTGATGTCGGGCGCGAACGGCCTCAACGCCGATGCGCGGGATCAACTGATCGAAACGATTGTCCGACGCAGCGACGCGCATCTCTTTGTCGCCACAACTCCACCGCAGCGCGCACCGCGTGCAGGCTGGGAGCAGGTCGAGAAATACAACGCTTCGCTGCCGGCGACCGTTCAGCGCTGGCAAGACGAAGGGAAGCATGTCACGCTGGTCCCGATGCAAAAGGCGCTCGGATCTAACGACCTGCTTGCGGACGGAGTTCATCCCAACCGCGCAGGGCAAGTGAAGATCGGAGAGACTTGGTTTCGCGCGCTCCTTCAAGCAGGCATGCTGACGCCTCACTAG
- a CDS encoding RraA family protein: MRPIDLEQLAKFDTPTVCNVIELFDVRPRNSGYMNAEIRACFPQLPPMVGYATTATFRSMSPPPQGKAYGGLNEQLKALPELPGPAVMVFQDIDQPTVAATFGEVMCTMYKAYGSAGLITSGAGRDLDQVQALNYPVFTSGTICSHGYCHLPDVNVAVTVGGISITPGMLLHGDCNGVTTVPLEIADEIPDACTELMRCEQYILDYCRQGNVTPDGLAAARAECDAGIRKLASQISRGERPH, translated from the coding sequence ATGCGTCCGATCGATCTAGAACAGCTTGCGAAGTTTGATACGCCCACGGTCTGTAACGTGATCGAACTGTTTGACGTTCGTCCCCGCAATTCCGGCTACATGAACGCCGAGATACGCGCCTGTTTTCCGCAGCTTCCACCGATGGTCGGCTATGCGACGACGGCGACGTTTCGCAGCATGTCCCCTCCGCCGCAAGGCAAAGCGTACGGCGGATTGAACGAGCAGTTGAAAGCGTTGCCCGAATTGCCGGGACCGGCGGTCATGGTCTTTCAGGACATTGACCAACCGACGGTCGCAGCCACGTTCGGCGAAGTGATGTGCACAATGTACAAAGCCTATGGATCAGCCGGTTTAATCACGTCCGGTGCGGGGCGCGATCTCGATCAGGTGCAAGCGTTAAACTATCCCGTCTTTACAAGCGGCACGATCTGTTCGCACGGGTATTGTCACCTCCCGGATGTTAACGTTGCCGTGACCGTCGGAGGAATTTCGATCACGCCAGGCATGCTGCTTCACGGAGATTGCAACGGCGTGACGACAGTGCCGCTGGAGATCGCTGACGAGATACCGGACGCCTGCACCGAACTGATGCGGTGCGAACAATACATTTTGGATTACTGCCGACAAGGGAACGTCACTCCGGATGGCCTCGCCGCGGCCCGCGCAGAGTGCGACGCGGGAATTCGGAAACTCGCCAGTCAAATCAGTCGCGGAGAGCGGCCTCATTAA
- a CDS encoding DUF1559 domain-containing protein, whose amino-acid sequence MKISSARQAFTLVELLVVIAIIGVLIALLLPAVQQAREAARRMQCANNLKQIGLGLQNYHDTFLTFPYGGSVVSGVNWGAGGSTGQGLFNWRSFILPFVEQGSLADQMKSEMGTTSDFVAGSGTAAWATKVEGLTAAQTTVTMYQCPSDSGASRDSVAISWSNMPHFTGPIASYYGSAGPTATGSTTTPTSPCALTTGCTIYGPDNDHLGAAGTTSPGMFVERASKIGMRDVTDGTSNTLMVGEERSVSDDGYPWQLSHWMEAVSLGSTIKGINSDIRTSTYGSTVASYYDKSFSSLHPGGAQFLFVDASVHFLPETIDIRTFCNLGTKAGGETLSDY is encoded by the coding sequence ATGAAAATCTCTTCTGCAAGGCAAGCATTTACGCTTGTCGAACTTCTGGTTGTGATTGCAATTATCGGCGTGTTAATCGCTTTACTGTTGCCGGCAGTACAGCAAGCGCGTGAAGCGGCTCGCCGGATGCAATGCGCGAACAATTTGAAGCAAATCGGCCTGGGACTTCAAAACTACCACGACACGTTTCTCACTTTTCCCTACGGCGGCTCAGTGGTCTCAGGCGTAAACTGGGGGGCGGGCGGAAGCACCGGCCAAGGTCTGTTCAACTGGCGCAGTTTCATTTTGCCGTTCGTCGAGCAAGGCTCCCTCGCAGATCAGATGAAGTCGGAAATGGGAACGACGTCCGACTTCGTCGCCGGCTCTGGAACGGCCGCCTGGGCGACAAAAGTCGAAGGGCTTACGGCGGCCCAAACGACGGTAACCATGTATCAGTGCCCGAGCGATTCTGGCGCTTCACGAGATTCGGTGGCGATTTCCTGGAGTAACATGCCGCACTTTACGGGTCCGATCGCCAGCTACTACGGTTCTGCGGGGCCAACTGCAACCGGCTCCACGACAACACCGACGAGTCCTTGTGCGCTGACGACCGGATGCACGATCTACGGCCCCGACAATGACCATCTCGGTGCAGCCGGCACGACGTCACCAGGGATGTTCGTCGAGCGAGCGAGCAAGATCGGAATGCGTGACGTGACCGATGGTACTTCAAACACGTTGATGGTGGGAGAGGAACGCAGCGTCAGCGACGACGGCTATCCGTGGCAGTTGAGCCATTGGATGGAAGCAGTCAGTTTGGGATCGACCATCAAAGGGATCAACAGCGACATTCGTACCTCCACTTACGGCTCCACTGTGGCCAGCTACTACGATAAGAGCTTCAGTAGTCTCCACCCCGGCGGAGCGCAATTCCTGTTTGTCGACGCGTCGGTTCACTTCCTCCCTGAGACGATCGACATCCGAACGTTCTGTAACCTGGGAACCAAAGCCGGCGGCGAAACGTTGAGCGACTATTAA